From a region of the Bradyrhizobium manausense genome:
- a CDS encoding alpha-D-ribose 1-methylphosphonate 5-phosphate C-P-lyase PhnJ: MNAPSYNFAYLDEQTKRMIRRAILKAIAIPGYQVPFASREMPMPYGWGTGGVQVTAAILGPQDVLKVIDQGSDDTTNAISIRKFFAKTAGVATTTSTDEATVIQTRHRIPETSLHANQVLVYQVPIPEPLRFLEPRETETRRMHALAEYGLMHVKLYEDIARFGHIATAYAYPVKVNARYVMDPSPTPKFDNPKMDNCPALQLFGAGREKRIYAIPPYTQVVSLDFQDHPFEPYRFNAPCALCGAENSYLDEIVTDDKGSRMFVCSDTDYCEGRQADGHHGSMSAAPYKDKAQGEANG; encoded by the coding sequence ATGAACGCGCCCTCCTACAACTTCGCTTATCTCGACGAGCAGACCAAGCGGATGATCCGCCGCGCGATCCTGAAGGCGATCGCGATCCCCGGCTATCAGGTGCCGTTCGCCAGCCGCGAAATGCCGATGCCCTATGGCTGGGGCACCGGCGGCGTGCAGGTCACCGCTGCGATCCTCGGGCCGCAGGACGTGCTGAAGGTGATCGACCAGGGTTCGGACGACACCACCAACGCGATCTCGATCCGCAAATTCTTCGCCAAGACCGCCGGCGTTGCCACGACGACCTCGACTGACGAGGCGACCGTGATCCAGACCCGCCATCGCATCCCCGAGACGTCGCTGCACGCGAACCAGGTGCTGGTCTATCAGGTGCCGATCCCGGAGCCGCTGCGCTTCCTCGAGCCGCGCGAGACCGAGACGCGGCGCATGCACGCGCTTGCCGAATACGGCCTGATGCATGTGAAGCTGTACGAGGACATCGCTCGCTTCGGCCACATCGCGACCGCCTACGCCTATCCGGTGAAGGTGAACGCGCGCTACGTGATGGACCCGTCGCCGACGCCGAAATTCGACAATCCCAAGATGGACAATTGCCCGGCGTTGCAATTGTTCGGCGCCGGCCGCGAGAAGCGCATCTATGCGATCCCGCCTTATACCCAGGTGGTATCGCTCGATTTCCAGGATCACCCGTTCGAGCCGTATCGCTTCAACGCGCCTTGCGCGCTGTGCGGCGCCGAAAACTCCTATCTCGACGAGATCGTCACTGACGACAAGGGCAGCCGCATGTTCGTCTGCTCGGACACCGATTATTGCGAGGGACGTCAGGCCGACGGCCATCACGGCAGCATGAGCGCTGCGCCCTACAAGGACAAGGCGCAAGGTGAAGCAAATGGCTGA
- a CDS encoding carbon-phosphorus lyase complex subunit PhnI, giving the protein MYVAVKGGERAIENAHRLLANIRRGDQGVAEVSLDQISEQLGLAVDRVMSEGSLYDRELAALAIKQARGDLIEAIFLVRAFRATLPRFGNSEPVNTGAMRVQRRVSATFKDIPGGQILGPTFDYTHRLLDPSLAQGFVPEAPAISEASTTATPRVTDILGRDGLIESSPQAEEGASVGDLTREPLNFPADRDLRLQNLARGDEGFLLAMGYSTQRGYGRNHPFVGEIRFGEVEVEFAAEDVGFAVPLGSIELTECQMVNQFKGSATEAPCFTRGYGLAFGQSERKTMSMALVDRALRARELGEEALAPAQDEEFVLSHSDNVQATGFVEHLKLPHYVDFQSELGLLRKLRKEFAEASTEANAPGAMKEAAE; this is encoded by the coding sequence ATGTATGTCGCAGTCAAAGGCGGCGAACGCGCCATCGAGAATGCCCATCGGCTGCTCGCCAATATCAGGCGCGGCGACCAAGGCGTTGCGGAAGTCTCCCTGGACCAGATCTCGGAGCAACTTGGACTCGCCGTCGACCGCGTCATGAGCGAAGGCTCGCTTTATGACCGCGAACTCGCGGCGCTCGCGATCAAGCAGGCACGTGGTGATCTGATCGAGGCGATATTCCTCGTCCGCGCCTTCCGTGCCACCTTGCCGCGCTTCGGCAACAGCGAGCCCGTCAACACCGGTGCGATGCGTGTGCAGCGGCGGGTGTCCGCGACCTTCAAGGACATTCCGGGTGGCCAGATCCTCGGGCCGACCTTCGATTACACGCATCGCCTGCTCGATCCCTCGCTCGCCCAGGGCTTTGTACCTGAAGCGCCGGCGATATCGGAGGCTTCGACCACGGCGACGCCGCGCGTAACCGACATTCTTGGCCGCGATGGGCTGATCGAATCCTCGCCTCAAGCCGAAGAGGGCGCCAGCGTCGGCGACCTCACGCGCGAGCCGCTGAACTTCCCGGCGGACCGCGACTTGCGACTGCAAAACCTCGCGCGTGGTGACGAAGGGTTTTTGCTGGCGATGGGCTACTCCACCCAGCGCGGCTATGGCCGCAACCATCCCTTCGTTGGCGAGATTCGCTTCGGTGAGGTGGAGGTCGAGTTCGCCGCCGAAGACGTCGGCTTTGCCGTGCCGCTCGGTTCGATCGAGCTCACGGAGTGCCAGATGGTCAACCAGTTCAAGGGCTCGGCGACGGAAGCGCCGTGCTTCACCCGCGGCTATGGCCTGGCTTTCGGCCAGAGCGAGCGCAAGACCATGTCGATGGCCCTGGTCGATCGTGCTCTACGTGCCCGCGAGCTCGGTGAAGAGGCGCTGGCCCCGGCGCAAGATGAAGAATTCGTATTGTCGCATTCGGACAACGTCCAGGCGACCGGCTTCGTCGAGCATCTGAAGCTGCCGCATTACGTCGACTTCCAGTCCGAGCTCGGCCTCTTGCGCAAGCTGCGCAAGGAATTCGCCGAAGCGTCCACTGAAGCCAACGCGCCCGGTGCCATGAAGGAGGCCGCGGAATGA
- the phnH gene encoding phosphonate C-P lyase system protein PhnH, producing the protein MTTIAELPPGFADKVLSAQSTFRSVMDAMARPGSVQRIVPVAGAPDTMMRGTAAIALTLFDHDTPLWLDARMAESTDVLKWLKFHTGAPVVQDTSIASFALVSDGGALLPLERFALGTNEYPDRSTTVIIQADSLDSGRGFELRGPGIDGVATLHASIKPFDLFERLRVNETLFPRGIDVVLVADDAVVAIPRTTRVVSKGG; encoded by the coding sequence ATGACCACGATTGCGGAATTGCCGCCAGGGTTCGCCGACAAGGTGTTGTCGGCGCAATCGACCTTTCGCTCGGTCATGGACGCGATGGCGCGGCCGGGCTCGGTCCAGCGCATCGTGCCGGTGGCGGGAGCGCCTGATACGATGATGCGCGGTACCGCCGCGATCGCGCTGACGCTGTTCGACCACGACACGCCGCTCTGGCTCGATGCGCGGATGGCGGAAAGCACCGACGTCCTGAAATGGCTCAAGTTCCACACCGGTGCGCCGGTGGTGCAGGATACGTCGATCGCATCATTCGCGCTGGTCAGTGACGGCGGTGCGTTGCTTCCGCTCGAGCGCTTTGCGCTCGGCACCAACGAATATCCCGATCGTTCGACCACGGTGATCATTCAGGCCGACAGCCTGGATTCAGGTCGCGGTTTCGAGCTGCGTGGCCCCGGCATCGATGGCGTCGCGACGCTCCATGCCTCGATCAAGCCGTTCGACCTGTTCGAGCGCCTGCGTGTCAACGAGACGCTGTTTCCGCGGGGAATCGACGTGGTGCTGGTCGCCGATGATGCCGTGGTCGCGATCCCGCGCACCACGCGTGTCGTGAGCAAGGGAGGCTAG
- the phnG gene encoding phosphonate C-P lyase system protein PhnG, with the protein MDSVTQHNTQAQRQAAMAVLAHAEAGEIAARLRTIALPGHQDLRAPENGLVMLRGRVGGDGAPFNLGEATVSRAAVRLASGEVGFGYTLGRDGEKARLIALCDALVQSHDFSAAVERDVIAPLREQLMVRRSRAAEETAATKVDFYTMVRGEG; encoded by the coding sequence GTGGATTCGGTGACCCAGCACAACACCCAAGCCCAGCGCCAGGCCGCCATGGCCGTGCTGGCGCACGCGGAGGCGGGCGAGATCGCCGCCCGCCTCCGCACGATTGCCTTGCCCGGCCATCAGGATTTGCGCGCACCGGAAAACGGTCTGGTGATGTTGCGTGGCCGGGTCGGCGGCGACGGTGCGCCGTTCAATCTCGGCGAAGCCACGGTGTCGCGCGCGGCGGTGCGGCTCGCGAGCGGTGAGGTCGGCTTCGGCTACACGCTCGGCCGTGACGGCGAGAAGGCGCGGCTGATCGCGCTATGCGATGCGCTGGTGCAATCGCACGATTTCAGTGCCGCCGTCGAGCGCGACGTTATCGCACCGTTGCGCGAGCAGCTTATGGTCCGGCGCAGCCGTGCGGCCGAAGAGACCGCGGCGACGAAGGTTGATTTCTACACCATGGTGCGCGGTGAGGGGTGA
- the phnF gene encoding phosphonate metabolism transcriptional regulator PhnF translates to MSMQDTASSGVALWRLVADGIERGIADGRFAAGDKLPGEMEIAETYRVNRHTVRRALAALAERGIVRAERGSGTYVEAQKLAYPLRSRTRFSEIVGAEGREPQGRLIEASDDVATRELARELGLKTGAPLVRIEAIRLADRTPICVSTTWLSAERFPGAGTVFAETRSMTKMLEHYGIRDYRRGATRITAGIVDATDATRLDLPLGRPILVVDATDLDLEGKPLVTKHSRFAAERVEFLVEP, encoded by the coding sequence ATGAGCATGCAGGACACCGCCTCTTCGGGCGTCGCGCTGTGGCGCCTCGTTGCCGACGGCATCGAGCGCGGCATCGCCGACGGCCGGTTTGCCGCGGGCGACAAGCTGCCGGGCGAGATGGAGATCGCCGAGACCTATCGCGTCAATCGGCACACTGTGCGGCGCGCGCTGGCGGCGCTGGCCGAACGCGGCATCGTGCGCGCCGAGCGCGGCAGCGGAACCTATGTCGAGGCGCAGAAGCTCGCTTATCCCTTGCGCTCTCGCACGCGCTTTTCCGAGATCGTCGGCGCCGAAGGCCGCGAGCCGCAAGGCCGGTTGATCGAGGCGTCAGACGATGTCGCAACCCGCGAACTCGCACGGGAGCTGGGATTGAAGACCGGCGCGCCACTGGTGCGGATCGAGGCCATTCGCCTCGCGGACCGCACGCCGATCTGCGTTTCCACCACCTGGCTCTCGGCAGAGCGGTTTCCGGGCGCGGGCACGGTGTTCGCCGAGACGCGCTCGATGACGAAGATGCTCGAGCATTACGGGATCCGCGATTATCGCCGCGGCGCCACCAGGATCACCGCCGGCATCGTCGACGCCACCGATGCCACGCGGCTCGACCTGCCGCTGGGGCGGCCGATCCTGGTGGTCGATGCGACCGACCTCGATCTCGAAGGCAAACCGCTGGTGACCAAGCACTCGCGATTTGCAGCCGAGCGGGTGGAGTTTTTAGTGGAGCCGTAG
- the phnE gene encoding phosphonate ABC transporter, permease protein PhnE — MSKPQDVNTAELRARYPDVFDRPTSSRLATPMVLAAALAIFLFGLVDLDFSPSRFISGLSQLGWISMMMIPPDPGSSLPLYLRALGETLSIALLGTTLAALMALPVSLLAARNVVPSIFLRFPVRRFLDSIRGVDTLIWALVWINVVGLGPFAGVLAIAVSDFGAFGKLFSEAIESADQKQVEGIRASGGSALHEIRFGLMPQVLPVIAGQVLYFIESNTRSATIIGIVGAGGIGLQLAEQIRVLEWQRVSFLILMILVAVAAIDFISGKLRFAIIGRRAVA; from the coding sequence ATGAGCAAGCCGCAGGACGTGAACACCGCGGAGCTCCGCGCACGCTATCCCGATGTCTTCGACCGCCCGACGTCGTCGCGGCTGGCGACGCCAATGGTGCTCGCTGCTGCCCTCGCGATCTTCCTGTTCGGCCTCGTCGATCTTGATTTCTCGCCGTCGCGCTTCATCTCGGGGCTGAGCCAGCTCGGCTGGATCAGCATGATGATGATCCCGCCAGATCCCGGGTCGTCCTTGCCGCTCTATCTGAGGGCGCTGGGCGAAACCCTGTCGATCGCGCTGCTGGGTACCACGCTGGCTGCGCTGATGGCGCTGCCGGTCAGCCTGCTTGCGGCGCGCAATGTCGTGCCCTCGATCTTCCTGCGTTTTCCGGTGCGGCGCTTCCTCGATTCGATCCGCGGCGTCGACACGCTGATCTGGGCGCTGGTGTGGATCAACGTGGTCGGCCTCGGCCCGTTCGCCGGCGTGCTCGCGATCGCGGTGTCGGATTTCGGTGCGTTCGGCAAGCTGTTTTCGGAGGCGATTGAAAGCGCCGACCAGAAGCAGGTCGAAGGCATCCGTGCCTCCGGCGGCAGTGCACTACATGAGATCCGCTTCGGTCTGATGCCGCAGGTGCTTCCCGTCATCGCCGGTCAGGTGCTTTATTTCATCGAGTCGAACACACGCTCGGCCACCATCATCGGCATCGTCGGCGCCGGCGGCATCGGCCTCCAGCTCGCCGAGCAGATCCGTGTGCTGGAATGGCAGAGGGTGTCGTTCCTGATCCTGATGATCCTGGTCGCGGTCGCCGCGATCGATTTCATCTCGGGCAAGCTGCGCTTTGCGATTATCGGGCGCAGGGCGGTAGCCTGA
- the phnE gene encoding phosphonate ABC transporter, permease protein PhnE — MTVAVSLLPEQQLAVLNAAYRKAVARKRLRLLAGLVVFVAALIVVSIGAEVNLRTLFTYFGHFVSYFDRIFTLDSGQRVWINFGEWFWGWHKWLRLLGETLLISYVGTLIGAVLAFGLNFFAAENTSPATWLRFTVRRLLEFARTVPGIVFALIFVIAFGLGPMAGVLAIAIHSTGALGKLFSEIVENADMKPVEGIRSTGASWISCMRFAILPQVSAGYASYALLRFEINVREASVMGFVGAGGIGQELIVAIRKFYYSDVSAILVTIIVTVFLIDITTGWVRGRLFGKEARK; from the coding sequence ATGACCGTTGCGGTTTCGCTTCTCCCCGAGCAGCAGCTTGCTGTCCTCAATGCCGCTTACCGCAAGGCGGTGGCGCGCAAACGCCTGCGCCTGCTGGCGGGCCTCGTCGTCTTCGTCGCCGCGCTGATCGTGGTCTCGATCGGTGCCGAGGTGAACCTGCGCACGCTCTTCACTTATTTCGGCCATTTCGTCAGCTATTTCGACCGCATCTTCACCCTCGATAGCGGCCAGCGGGTTTGGATCAATTTTGGCGAGTGGTTCTGGGGCTGGCACAAATGGCTCAGGCTGCTCGGCGAGACGCTGCTGATCAGCTATGTCGGCACCCTGATCGGTGCGGTCCTCGCCTTCGGCCTCAATTTCTTCGCGGCCGAGAACACCTCGCCTGCGACGTGGCTGCGCTTCACGGTGCGGCGCCTGCTCGAATTCGCCCGCACGGTGCCCGGCATCGTGTTCGCGCTGATCTTCGTCATCGCCTTCGGCCTCGGGCCGATGGCCGGCGTGCTCGCGATCGCGATCCACTCCACCGGGGCGCTCGGAAAGCTGTTCTCCGAGATCGTCGAGAACGCCGACATGAAGCCGGTCGAGGGCATCCGCTCAACAGGCGCGAGCTGGATCTCCTGCATGCGCTTTGCGATCCTGCCGCAGGTCTCGGCGGGCTATGCCAGCTACGCGCTGCTGCGCTTCGAGATCAATGTGCGCGAGGCGTCCGTGATGGGCTTTGTCGGCGCCGGCGGCATCGGGCAGGAACTGATCGTCGCGATCCGCAAGTTCTACTACTCCGACGTCAGCGCCATCCTCGTCACCATCATCGTCACGGTCTTCCTGATCGACATCACGACCGGCTGGGTCCGCGGCCGCCTGTTCGGCAAGGAGGCGCGGAAATGA
- the phnD gene encoding phosphonate ABC transporter substrate-binding protein, with product MITRRLVLAGAAALTLAGSASAEDWKTKYPEITFAAIPAENGSGVTERYGPFINYLSKELGIKVTLRVANDYAALIEGQRAGNIQIGYYGPASFARARLTGVKTDAFVIDVNSDGSKGYYSVFYVLAKSPYQKIEDLKGKNLGLVDPNSTSGNNMPRFKLNAMSIDPDAYFSKVVFTGSHENAVLALAQGTVDVAANWWNADDDSNLTRMLNKGMVKSADGTPMKKEDFRIIGKSDLIINSPYAYLSDLPEDMKAAIKKAFLDAAQKDPEAFKKLSDGKNKPWEPIANDDYNKTIELIKFVDNLRKKAS from the coding sequence ATGATCACTCGCAGACTCGTTCTTGCCGGCGCAGCCGCGCTGACCCTTGCCGGATCCGCTTCCGCCGAAGACTGGAAGACGAAATATCCGGAGATCACCTTCGCCGCGATCCCGGCCGAGAACGGCTCGGGCGTGACCGAGCGCTACGGTCCTTTCATCAACTATCTGTCGAAGGAGCTCGGCATCAAGGTAACGCTGCGTGTCGCCAATGACTACGCTGCCCTCATCGAGGGCCAGCGCGCCGGCAACATCCAGATCGGCTATTACGGTCCGGCTTCCTTTGCGCGCGCCCGTCTCACCGGCGTCAAGACCGATGCCTTCGTGATCGACGTCAATTCCGACGGCTCGAAGGGCTACTACTCCGTCTTCTACGTGCTGGCGAAATCGCCGTACCAGAAGATCGAGGACCTCAAGGGCAAGAATCTCGGGCTTGTCGATCCGAACTCCACGTCCGGCAACAACATGCCCCGCTTCAAGCTGAACGCGATGAGCATCGATCCCGATGCCTATTTCTCCAAGGTGGTCTTCACCGGCAGCCACGAGAACGCCGTTCTGGCGCTGGCCCAGGGCACCGTCGACGTCGCCGCCAACTGGTGGAACGCCGACGACGATTCCAACCTGACCCGCATGCTCAACAAGGGCATGGTGAAGTCGGCCGACGGCACGCCGATGAAGAAGGAGGACTTCCGCATCATCGGGAAGTCCGACCTCATCATCAACTCGCCCTACGCCTACCTGAGCGATCTGCCCGAGGACATGAAGGCCGCGATCAAGAAGGCCTTCCTGGATGCCGCGCAGAAGGATCCCGAGGCGTTCAAGAAGCTTTCCGACGGCAAGAACAAGCCGTGGGAGCCGATCGCAAATGACGATTACAACAAGACCATCGAGCTGATTAAGTTCGTCGACAATCTGCGCAAGAAGGCGTCCTGA
- the phnC gene encoding phosphonate ABC transporter ATP-binding protein, whose product MLVVEGLTCRFGAKAAVDDASFQISPGGFVGVIGRSGAGKSTLLRTINRLVTPTQGRILFDGLDVTALRGKELRQWRARSAMIFQQFNLVGRLDVLTNVLMGRLATMPAWRSLSQIWPEQDKALAMSALEQFDIAPLAAQRADQLSGGQQQRVAIARALVQQPDIILADEPIASLDPRNTKIVMDALLRINKHFGITVICNLHSLDLARSYCDRLIGMAQGRVVFDGAPSALTDLVARELYDLEAADVMGGTSAPLPEGVPALGTAAAA is encoded by the coding sequence ATGCTGGTGGTGGAAGGTCTGACGTGCCGCTTCGGCGCAAAAGCCGCGGTGGACGACGCGTCGTTTCAAATCTCCCCCGGCGGATTCGTCGGTGTGATCGGGCGCTCCGGCGCCGGCAAGTCGACCTTGCTGCGAACCATCAATCGTCTGGTGACGCCGACGCAGGGTCGTATCCTGTTCGACGGCCTCGACGTCACCGCGCTGCGCGGCAAGGAGCTGCGGCAGTGGCGGGCGCGCTCGGCGATGATCTTCCAGCAATTCAATCTGGTTGGCCGCCTCGATGTCCTGACCAACGTGCTGATGGGGCGTCTTGCCACCATGCCGGCCTGGCGCTCGCTCTCGCAGATCTGGCCCGAGCAGGACAAGGCGCTGGCGATGTCCGCGCTGGAACAGTTCGACATCGCCCCGCTCGCCGCCCAGCGCGCCGACCAGCTCTCCGGCGGCCAGCAGCAGCGCGTGGCGATTGCCCGCGCCCTGGTGCAGCAGCCCGATATCATCCTCGCCGACGAGCCGATTGCCTCGCTCGATCCGCGCAATACCAAGATCGTCATGGATGCGCTTCTGCGCATCAACAAGCATTTCGGCATCACGGTGATCTGCAATCTGCATTCGCTCGATCTGGCGCGCAGCTATTGCGACCGCCTCATCGGCATGGCCCAGGGCCGCGTAGTGTTCGACGGCGCGCCGTCCGCGCTGACCGATCTCGTCGCGCGTGAGCTCTACGATCTCGAGGCCGCCGACGTCATGGGCGGCACATCTGCGCCGTTGCCGGAGGGCGTCCCGGCACTCGGAACGGCCGCGGCGGCTTGA
- a CDS encoding chloramphenicol acetyltransferase, which produces MAKVLSVEPTIDASAKLHETRLGAYTEVGARTILHEVAMGDYSYVVNDAQITYTTIGKFCSIAAMTRINPGNHPMHRATQAHFTYRSSAYFPDESDDTDFFDWRRQHHVHIGHDVWIGHGAVVLPGRNVGTGAVIAAGAIVTKDVPAYTIVAGNPARIVRRRFSEEVAGRLAKLAWWDWNHDKLREALPDFRKLTIEDFLSAYEAKANSSSSKRSAVA; this is translated from the coding sequence ATGGCCAAGGTGCTATCGGTCGAGCCGACCATCGATGCTTCGGCGAAGCTGCACGAAACCAGGCTCGGCGCCTACACCGAGGTCGGCGCGCGCACCATCCTGCACGAGGTCGCGATGGGCGATTACTCCTACGTCGTCAACGACGCGCAGATCACCTACACCACCATCGGAAAGTTCTGCTCGATCGCGGCGATGACGCGGATCAATCCCGGCAATCATCCGATGCATCGCGCGACCCAGGCGCATTTCACCTACCGCTCCAGCGCCTACTTTCCGGACGAGAGCGACGATACAGACTTCTTCGACTGGCGGCGCCAGCATCACGTCCATATCGGCCATGACGTCTGGATCGGCCATGGCGCGGTCGTGCTGCCGGGCCGCAACGTCGGCACTGGCGCGGTGATCGCGGCCGGCGCCATTGTCACCAAGGACGTGCCGGCCTACACGATCGTTGCCGGCAATCCGGCGCGGATCGTGCGGCGGCGGTTCTCGGAAGAGGTTGCCGGACGGCTTGCAAAGCTGGCATGGTGGGACTGGAATCACGACAAATTGCGTGAGGCGCTGCCTGATTTCCGCAAGCTCACAATTGAAGATTTCCTGTCGGCATACGAAGCAAAGGCAAATTCCTCTTCCAGCAAACGAAGCGCGGTCGCGTGA
- a CDS encoding alpha-D-ribose 1-methylphosphonate 5-triphosphate diphosphatase, whose protein sequence is MTDIFIEGGRALVGSELTETSLAISGTDIAQIDASRGRARLAIDARDLLVLPGIVDLHGDAFERQMMPRAGVDFPIDIALADTDRQVVSNGITTVFHATTWSWEPGLRSGDNARRLLEAIERQRPHFAADTRFHLRHETHNLDAEDEISEWLAEGRVDLFAFNDHMDGVVADISNPRKRNRMVERTGLSSEDFDKLVAHIVSRAADVPASIIRLAAAARAAGVRMLSHDDATPAMRQNFRAMGVTLAEFPINEETAREAAAAGDAIVFGAPNVVRGGSHTGWTKASDMIAKGLCSVLASDYYYPAPLLAAFRLVADGVLPLTEAWKLISAAPAQAIGLTDRGTLAAGHRADILLVDDSMPLRPRLVAVIAAGKLVHLTDAPRLLGATATPRETVVAA, encoded by the coding sequence GTGACAGACATTTTCATCGAGGGAGGCCGGGCCCTGGTCGGCTCCGAGCTCACCGAAACTTCACTCGCAATCTCTGGAACGGACATCGCGCAGATCGACGCGTCTCGCGGCCGCGCGCGGTTGGCGATCGATGCGCGCGATTTGCTGGTGCTGCCCGGCATCGTTGATCTGCACGGCGATGCCTTCGAGCGGCAGATGATGCCGCGGGCCGGCGTCGATTTCCCGATCGACATTGCGCTCGCCGACACCGACCGGCAGGTCGTCAGCAACGGCATCACCACGGTGTTCCACGCCACCACATGGTCGTGGGAGCCGGGCCTGCGCAGTGGCGACAATGCAAGACGCCTGCTTGAGGCAATCGAACGGCAGCGTCCGCACTTCGCCGCCGACACCCGCTTTCATTTGCGGCACGAGACCCACAATCTCGATGCCGAGGACGAGATCAGCGAGTGGCTCGCCGAGGGCCGTGTCGATTTGTTCGCCTTCAATGACCACATGGACGGGGTCGTTGCCGACATCTCCAATCCTCGCAAGCGCAACCGCATGGTGGAGCGCACCGGCCTGTCGAGCGAGGATTTCGACAAGCTCGTCGCGCATATCGTCTCGCGCGCCGCCGATGTTCCGGCCTCCATCATCCGGCTCGCGGCCGCGGCCCGTGCGGCCGGGGTGCGGATGCTCTCGCATGACGACGCGACGCCGGCGATGCGCCAAAACTTTCGCGCCATGGGCGTGACGCTCGCCGAATTTCCGATCAACGAGGAGACGGCGCGCGAGGCCGCGGCTGCCGGCGACGCCATCGTCTTCGGTGCGCCGAACGTCGTGCGCGGCGGCAGCCACACCGGCTGGACCAAGGCGTCGGACATGATCGCGAAGGGGCTCTGCTCGGTACTGGCCTCGGACTATTACTATCCGGCGCCGCTGCTCGCTGCGTTCCGCCTCGTCGCGGACGGCGTGCTGCCGTTGACCGAGGCCTGGAAGCTGATCTCGGCGGCGCCGGCCCAGGCCATCGGCCTGACCGATCGCGGCACGCTCGCCGCAGGCCATCGCGCCGACATCCTGCTGGTCGACGACAGCATGCCATTGCGTCCGCGGCTGGTCGCGGTGATCGCGGCCGGCAAGCTCGTGCATCTCACCGATGCGCCCCGATTGCTCGGCGCGACGGCAACACCGCGCGAGACTGTCGTCGCGGCATAA
- a CDS encoding DUF1045 domain-containing protein, translating into MTGFPRYAIYFAAGADNALSRFGAELLGYDAYRGDEISFPQDALQVAPDWRDITADPRKYGFHGTLKAPMGLASGKTEAELMGACATFAEKARPIPVIRPVVDSISGFIAVIPAEPIDTLQQFAADCVRHFDSFRPPLTAEDRTRRKPEKLTERQRDYLDRWGYPYVMEEFRFHMTLTGLLDAERRGPILEMLRAKFAGLKLETLAIDRITLFRQDDAKARFRIIGEWVLAS; encoded by the coding sequence ATGACAGGTTTTCCCCGCTACGCGATCTATTTTGCCGCCGGCGCCGACAATGCGCTATCCCGCTTCGGTGCCGAGTTGCTGGGCTATGATGCCTATCGCGGCGACGAGATTTCGTTTCCGCAGGACGCATTGCAAGTCGCCCCGGACTGGCGCGACATCACTGCCGATCCCCGCAAATACGGCTTTCACGGCACACTGAAGGCGCCGATGGGGCTCGCGTCCGGCAAGACCGAGGCCGAGCTGATGGGCGCCTGCGCGACCTTTGCCGAAAAGGCGCGGCCGATTCCGGTGATCCGCCCGGTCGTCGATTCCATCAGCGGCTTCATTGCTGTCATTCCGGCTGAGCCCATCGACACGCTCCAGCAATTCGCCGCCGATTGCGTCCGCCATTTCGATTCGTTCCGTCCGCCCCTGACCGCGGAAGATCGCACGCGGCGCAAGCCCGAGAAGCTTACCGAGCGCCAGCGCGACTATCTCGACCGCTGGGGTTACCCTTACGTGATGGAAGAATTCCGCTTCCACATGACGCTGACGGGGCTGCTCGATGCGGAGCGGCGCGGGCCGATCCTGGAGATGCTGCGGGCGAAGTTTGCGGGGCTGAAGCTCGAGACGCTTGCGATCGATCGCATTACGCTGTTCAGGCAGGATGATGCGAAGGCGCGTTTCCGCATCATCGGCGAGTGGGTACTGGCGAGTTAG